CGCGGCACCAGAAACAACAGCAAGGCAAAATCCAAAGCCCAAGCCTGCAGACCAAAACACCGCTAAAACCGACTCGCCGCCGCTGCCTCAGCACAACGACCCTCAACAACTTGCCTTAAATGCTTTTCGTGCCTACGACATTCGCGGTGAGGCTGACCGAGACCTGGACGACTACAGCTGCAAACTGATCGGCCAAGCCATAGGCAGCGAGGCACTGGCCCGGGGCGAAAGCAAAATACTACTTGGCCGAGATGGCCGCTTAAGCAGCCCCAGAATTCGCGAAGCACTATTAACAGGGCTGCAAAGCACCGGCATCAACGTGATTGATTTGGGGCTGCTTGCCACCCCCATGCTCCAGTATGCCTGCCGTGAACTCAACGTCGGCAATGGCGTTATGATTACCGGCAGCCACAATCCCGGCCACCACAACGGCATGAAAATCTACATGCAATTCAACACCCTTGCCGCTGATGACATTCAAGCCCTGCGTCGCCGTATCGAAGCGCAAGACTTTTGCCAAGGCGAGGGCAAGCTTGATCAAGACAGCATTCAACAGCGCTATATCAATCGCATTACCAGTGATGTCGTTATTGCTCGCCCCCTCAACATCGTCATTGATGCAGGCAATGGCGCCACCTCCACAACGGCACCGGAATTATTTGAAGAATTGGGTTGCCATGTCAGCACCCTGTTTTGCGAAGTTGACGGCAACTTCCCCAACCACCCACCCGACCCCACCATTCCAGAAAATTTGGCCGCACTGAAAGAAGCCGTACTCGCTAATAATGCCGATATCGGCCTGGCCTTTGACGGCGACGGCGACCGTGTCGCCGTTGTCACTGCCGAGGGACAATGCCCGGCTGCCGACGAATTATTATTGGTCTTGGCTGAAGATATGGTCAGCCGCAACCCCGGCGGCCAAATATTGTTTGATATCAAGTGCTCTCGCACCCTGCAAAAACGCATCATTGACCGAGGCGGGCGGCCACTCATGTGGAAAAGTGGCCACGCTTATATGAAACAAAAAATGGTCGAAACGGGCGCACTGCTAGGCGGCGAGTTCTCCGGTCACATCTTTTTCAATGAGCGCTGGTATGGTTTTGACGACGGCATGTACGCTGCCGCCCGATTACTTGAGGCCCTGACGCTGGCCGACACATCTATGGATAAAGCACTGGCCAGCCAGGAGAAAATGTTTGCCACCGAAGAAATCTTAATCGCCGTAGCTGACGATAAAAAGTTTCAGTTAGTAGAGGCGTTTAAAGAGGCTCATAATTTTGACGATGCAAGCCTCACTGACATCGACGGCTTACGCGCCGATTTCCGCAATGGCTGGGGGCTGATTCGGGCCTCCAACACCGGACCCGCCATTACCTTGCGGTTTGAGGCGGACAGCGAAGTGGGCTTACAGGGAATACGCGAGCGCTTCTCTAAGCTACTCACAAAGATTGATCCCCAACTGGCAGATAGTCTTTAATAGCGCCCATTTAGAATGCATTCTTCTGGCGGCCTTCTCATATAGCGTCAGAAATAGAGTCAACAACACAGCGAGATCACCATGTCTATCAATCGCAAAGCAGCGGAAAATATCGCCCAGGTACTAACCGAGGCGCTGCCCTACATCCAGCGCTTCACCAATCGCACAATTGTCGTAAAGTTTGGCGGCAATGCCATGATAGACGACGAGCTGAAGGCCCATTTCGCCCGAGACATTGTGTTAATGAAACTGGTGGGGATGAACCCCATTGTCGTTCACGGCGGCGGCCCGCAAATTGGTGACTTGCTCAAGCGCTTGCAGATAGAGTCCCGGTTTGTCGATGGTATGCGCGTCACCGATAGCGCCACCATGGATGTTGTGGAAATGGTACTGGGCGGCACCGTGAACAAAGAAATTGTGTCCCTGCTCAACCACAATGGCGGCAAGGCTATTGGCCTCACCGGTAAAGATGGTCAGCTGATCCGCGCAAAAAAACTGACCGTTACCCAAAAAACCCCAGAAACCTCGGTCCCAGAAATTATTGATATTGGTCATGTTGGTGAAGTGGCCAGCATCTCTACCGACGTTTTAGACATGCTGATTAACAGTGATTTTATTCCTGTCATTGCACCTATCGGGGTCGGCCCTGATGGAAACTCCTACAATATCAACGCCGATTTGGTGGCCGGTAAAATAGCTGAAGTGTTACAAGCCGAAAAACTGATGTTGCTAACCAATATTGAAGGTCTAAAAGACAAATCTGGCACAGTTCTAACTGGCCTGCGCACTGAAAGAGTCGACGAGCTGATTGCCGACGGCACCATCTACGGTGGCATGTTGCCCAAAATTCGCTGCGCACTGGATGCGGTCAATTCCGGCGTGCAAAGCGCCCACATCATTGATGGTCGCGTCCCCCATGCGGTGCTATTAGAAATTTTCACCGACACCGGCGTAGGCACACTCATTACCAATAAACGCTCTTTGCTTGAGCCCTAGGAATTCACAACGATATGGCAAACCGCACCTCCCGCCGGGACGATATTCTCCAAGCTCTCGCCACCATGCTGGAAACTCAACCGGGAACACGCATAACAACGGCTAAATTAGCGGCCGAAGTCGGCGTCTCCGAAGCGGCGCTGTATCGTCACTTTCCCAGTAAAGCAAAAATGTTTGAAGGCTTGATCAGCTTTGTTGAGGACGCGATTTTCAGCCGGGTGGCGCTAATCCTCAAAGAAGATAACGGCGCCCTTCAACAAACCAGTAATATACTGCAGCTGCTACTGGGCTTTACTGAGCGCAACCCCGGCATTACTCGCATCATTAATGGCGACGCCCTTGCCGGGGAACAAGCGCGCCTTAAAGACCGAGTTGTGCAATTTTATGATCGGCTAGAAACCCAAATAAAGCAGGTTTTACGTGAAGCCGAAGTGAGGGAAGGTTTACGCACCCAGGCTACCGTCACGGCAACGGCAAACCTTTTACTATCCACCGCAGAAGGTCGCATCAGTCAATTTGTGCGCAGCGATTTTAAGCGCGCACCCACTCAGGGCTGGGACGAGCAGTGGCCGCTATTAGCAGCAATGATCTTTAGACAGTAGACAAGGACTTACTGAGCAAGCGCCCGACGCTTATCCACTTGCTCTTGCAACACAGAAAAACGGGCTTTGTCTCGCTCATACGCCTCGGCGACCGTATCCAGCTGTTCCGTGCGTACACTAATTTGCTCTTCCGTCGCTGCCAGCTCTCGCCGCAACAACATTTGGGTTTCGGCCATACTGCTTGGCACCGCAACGCCGCCACGCTCTAGCTCCGCTGCTTCTTTCTGGTTTTTCAATACCTGCTCTTTCACTACCCGCATATTGCTTTTAAGGATGCTAATTCGCACTTTAATATCATTGAGTGCCCGTTGTTTGGCAACCTCAATATCCGCTATGTCGCTATAGCGTAGCAGTAGCGACTCATCCCACTCGCGCATTTTTTGCGCCGCCTCGGCTCTCGCCCGGGCAATCGCGGCTTCCTGTGCATGGGCTTTACGTTGCCCCTCGGTCAACTGAGGAGCCACCGTTTTAACAATGCTGCCATCTTTGCGAATTACATCGTAACCCCGGGGAACCGCCTCAGGCGGGATACGGTCATCAATCACCACATTACCGCTAACACCAGGATAACGGTAATAGAGCTTCTCTGCTGCAGAAGCACCCAAGCCCCACAACAGCAGCCCGATAACGATGATGGACTTTATGAGCATACGTTTTACGTTCCTATCCAGCTACAAGCCGGACTCGTTTTCCATGAAGCCGGGCGATCATGGTAGCCGCACTTCCACTTAAGCAATACCATACTGCTGACGGTACGCATTAATGCTAGACAACAGTTTTTTATCGTTAGACTCACTATTTAAATACTCAACAATATCAGCAAGTTTGACAATGCTAACCACACTTAGTTTTTTGTCTTGCTCCAACTCCTGTATAGCAGAGCGTTCCCCCTGACCCCGTTCTTGGCGATCCAAGCCAATCGCCACCCCCGCCACCGAGCCACCCTCGGCAGAAATCATTTCAATAGCTTGGCGAATGGCAGTACCGGCAGTAATCACATCGTCAATAATCAAAACCTTACCTTTTACCGGTGCGCCCACGAGGCTACCGCCTTCACCGTGGTCTTTTTTCTCTTTGCGATTATAGCTATAAGGCACATCTCGGCCGTGATGCTCCGCCAGGGCATAGGCCGTTACTGCTGCCAAAGAAATACCTTTGTAGGCTGGCCCAAACAAAAGATCAAACTCTATACCTGAGGCGACAATGGCATCCGCATAACAGCGCCCCAAGGCGGCCAACGCGGCGCCACTGCAAAAACGGCCCGCATTAAAGAAATAAGGGCTAATGCGTCCAGACTTTAGGGTAAATTCGCCAAAACACAGAGCCTCACTTTTAATGGCCTGCTCGATAAATGCTGTTTGATATGCCGCTATACTCATTCTCAATCCTGAAATACTGTTTCATTACGGGGTGCATTTTACGCATAACGCAGCAAAAGCTCATCCACTCTGCTGCCAGTCTCTGTGAAAATGCAGCGAAATTGCTAAATCGCTCTCCAAATATGCTGCATTTCTCGGTAGAATCGCCATTTGATTGTCGTGTCTAATTTTTCGTTGTAGTCTACATTTAAACTTAACAACGATCAGTAATAAGCAGCTTTCAACTCTCACTTGCATAAGTTATTCAAAGACTTGGCAGCTAACTCTTAACGCTGCGCGCCGCCTTTGCGGCTCGATATGGGTAGAACAGGAAACCGATGAGAATTATCAGCTTTTGTGCTGACAGCATAGTCGATGCCGCTGAACGTGGTTTTTTTGACTGGATTGTAGAGCAGGATGCAGACGTCGTTTGCATCCAAAATCTCGGTATCGCCGAATACAAACTCCGGGACGACGTCTACTTCCCCAGAGAATACAACCCGTACTTCTTTGATTCTGCCGACGGCAAAAGCAACGGTGTGGCGATTTACACTCGCAAGCTGCCCAAAGCCATTATGACCGGCCTGGGATTTTTAGACTTCGACATGGACGGTCTTTATATTCAAGCCGATTTTGACGATATCAGCATTGGCAGCCTGTTGGCGCCCAGCGCCTACGACAAAGATGCCAGCGAGCAATCTCGAAAAAACCAGTTTTTTGAACAATATATGAATCACCTGACAAAAGTGCGCAACAAACGTCGGGACTTCATCATCTGTGGCAACTGGAATATTGCTCACCGCAGCATTGATATTCAAGACGTCAAAGGCAACCACGGCGTTTCCGGTAGTTTGGCAGAAGAACAGCAGTGGATGGATAGGCTGTTCAGAGAGCAGCACTACTCCGATGCCTTTAGACTGGTAACCACCGACGCCGATGAATTTAGCTGGTGGCCAAAAGGTGAACCCGGTAAAGATGGCTGGCGGGTTGATTATCAAATTGTCTCCGAGCGCTTAAAACCCAAAGTGGAATTTGGCGCGCTGTACAAAGTACAGCAGTTTGGTAGCCACGCCCCACTCATCATGGACTACGACTACGAACTGCCCGAAGCAGAGTTTTAGTCTTTATTGTTAGCTATTTAACAAGAAGGGAGGCCAAATGGCCTCCCTTCTTGATTTTAGCAAATCACTACCGCCATACAATAAAGCGGCTACAACGCCAGCGCTTCTCGCTGAGCCACGATAAGCTCACCAATTCCCTTCTCGGCCAGGTCCATCATCGCGTTCATTTCAACGCGACTGAAGGTCGCCCCCTCTGCGGTACCCTGCACCTCGATAACGCCCCCTTGGTCATCCATCACCACGTTCATATCGGTTTCAGCTGCCGAGTCTTCGAGATAATCCAAGTCCAGCACCGGCTGACCCTGATAAATACCCACGGAAACCGCAGCCACCATTTTTTGCAGTGGCTGCCCGGTCACCAAACCTTGTTTTTGTAATGTCGCAATCGCATCGGCCAGCGCCACATACGCCCCGGTAATGGAAGCAGTACGGGTACCACCATCGGCCTGAATGACATCACAATCCAAAGTAATGGTATTTTCTCCCAGTGCAGACAAGTCCAGCGCAGCCCGCAACGAACGGCCAATCAAACGCTGAATTTCTTGGGTACGACCACTTTGCTTACCTCTCGCGGCTTCGCGGCCCATCCGGCTGCCAGTAGAACGAGGCAACATGCCATATTCAGCGGTGACCCAACCCTGCCCTTTGCCACGCAAAAACCGGGGCACGCTGTTTTCCACCGAAGCGGTACAAATCACCTTGGTATTGCCCGTTTCAATAAGGACAGAACCTTCTGCATGACATGTGAAATGACGCTGAATACGCAGAAGACGCTTTTCATCAATAGCGCGCTGACTGGGTCGACTCATATTTACTCCTGATTTTGGGAAGGATTGGCAGGACCAACAAGGCGCAAAGTATATAGGTCAGCAGCAAACAACACGAACCCCAGCCGCCAAAATGGCTGCCCAGCTCAGCAGATAGTCGGCGCACAAACTGCTAGAATGCTCGTCTCATTTAAACGTTATAAGGGTTTCCAGTGACTATTTGCAGCATGACCGCCTTCGCCCATCTGCGCAACGAATACCCTTGGGGCACCGCCACCTGGGAACTGCGCTCGGTCAATCATCGCTACTTGGAGCTCAGCTTCAAACTCCCCGAATCGTGGCGCCAACTTGAACCCAGCTTGCGCGACGGGCTACGCAAACGCCTGCAGCGGGGCAAAGTGGAATGCAGCTTAAAAATTCAACTGCAAGACCAAGAGCAAGAATTAAAGCTCAATGACGCTCTGCTTCACCAAATTTTAGACGCCGCCAATAAGCTGCGCTCGGAAATCGCCCACTCCGCACCCGTCAATATCCTGGAACTGCTGCGCTGGCCCGGCGTAATAACGAACGCCGAATTAGACGGCGACACACTACAAGCCAAGCTGTTGGAGTGCTTCAAGCAAACATTAGACCTCCATATAGAAAACCGACAACGGGAAGGTGCAGCGCTTGCAGAACTTATCCACCAACGCCTGAACAGCATTGAAAATATCGTCACTGAAGTTCGGGGAAAAATGCCCGACATCGTCAAAAAACAACAGACAAAACTCCAGCAGCGCCTAGCCGATCTAAAAGCCGAACTGGATGCCGACCGGCTTGAGCAAGAAATTGCCATGATCGCCCAAAAAGCCGACGTCGACGAAGAACTAGACCGACTAGACACCCACGTGACAGAAGTGCGCCATATACTCAAAAAAGGCGGTGCCGTAGGCCGACGCTTAGACTTCTTAATGCAGGAACTCAATCGCGAAGCCAACACCCTTTCCTCAAAAGCAGTGGTGGCAGACAGCACCCAAGCCGCTGTCGAACTAAAAGTACTTATCGAGCAAATGCGGGAGCAGATTCAGAATATCGAGTAAAACCCAGCTACAAAAAAAAGAATACCCAAGCCCTCCAATTCAATATAAGCAAGCTCACTTAACAAAACCCACCTCGCCAGCAACGACGAGGTGGTGAAGTATGCTATGCTGCACGTCCATTTGTTCCAAACAAATATGTTGCTCTCAGACGCAGGTAAGCCCGGTGCCCATATCCACCACCGCCACACATAGCTCCACTCACCTCAAAGCTGATTTACTTCTATTGGCGGCAACCGTTGTGGCGGCAGCTGGCTGGATATTCTCCCGAGAGGCGCTTGCGGGCTTTCCGCCGTTAATGTTTATGGCGTTACGATTTACTGGCGCGGGGTTGTTGTTATCAGTCATTGGTCGCACTGGCCTGCGGCGACTCACCGCTCAGCAATGGCGGCAATCGGCTTACGTCGGTGTGTTATTTGGTATTGCCATGGTGTTTTGGATCATGGGCTTAAAAATGACCCAGCACATCGGCGTGGGGGCTTTTTTATGCAGCCTTGGGCTCGTTTTGGTGCCTCTTATTACGCTGTTTTTTGGCGAGCGTTCCAGCCTCTCTGTTTATCTGGCCATTCCCATCGCGATTGCCGGTTTGGCGTGTTTGTCGCTGGATAGCCACTTTAATCTCGGTCCAGCAGAGTTGTGCTTTTTAATGGCCGCGCTCTTTCTTGCCTTGATGTTTGTACTCAACAGTCATGCCGCGGCGAAAATTCCCGCGCTACCTCTAACAGCTATACAACTGCTCGTTACGGGTTTGATCACTGCCATCTGCTCAACCGTCGCAGAAGACTGGCAATTCAGCCAACCTCTTAATATTTGGGGCTGGTTTTTTGCCAGCCTGCTAATTGCGACCAGTCTACGGTTTCTCATTCAAACCCGGGGCCAAGGTATGGCGCCGCCCAGCCACAGCGCTATTATCATGACACTGGAACCGGTATGGACCGCATTATTAGCCAGCGTCTGGTTTGCTGAGCGCATGACCACTATGCAGCTGGCGGGCTGCGGGCTGATATTTGCCGCGATGCTGGTCAACCGCTGGCCATCGTTACAGCTATGGTTAAAGAGCGTACTGAAATAGGCTCGACGAGGTAAAAACAATTTTTTTTTAGTACACTGATCAAAGCCCTTGGGGACTGCTAAAAATTCGGTAGAATAATACGTTTTCTGCGCCCGTGACTCGCCTTCTATAATGGTGAGCATAAATGCGAGCAGCAGCTGATCGGGATCAAACATGAGTCAACAAGGCAGGCTTTACACCATTTCTGCACCCTCTGGCGCGGGCAAAACCAGCCTGGTGACCAAGCTCATCGAAAGTGTTGATCAACTCGGCGTATCTATTTCTCACACCACGCGCGCCATGCGCCCCGGCGAACAAAATGGCGTGAACTACCACTTTGTATCCCATGACGAATTTCAGCAAATGCTGGCGCAGGTGGCATTTTTAGAACACGCAAAGGTCTTTGATAACTTCTACGGCACCTCCCAAAAATGGGTAGAATCTCAACTTGCCGCTGGTGAAGACGTAATTTTAGAAATTGACTGGCAAGGTGCCGAGCAAGTGCGCCGCCTAATGAAAGACACCATTTCGATTTTTATTCTGCCCCCCTCTAAAGAGGCATTACGGCAACGGCTAACCGGACGCGGTCAAGATGACGACGCCATTATCAGTCGACGCATGCAAGACGCTGTTGCGGAAATGTCCCACTATAACGAGGGTGATTACATCGTAATCAACGACGATTTTGACACCGCGCTCGCCGACCTCTGCGCAATTATTCGCGCCCACCGCCTGCAACTTGCTCCGCAAAGCGCCAGAAATAAGGCACTACTAAACGAACTCCTATCATAAGCCTCTATTATAAGCGCATCGATTTTGGTAGACTCACTTTACTTGTCGGCGCATTTTCTGCGCCGTTCTATCGTTTCAGGAAACAGGTTTCATGGCTCGTATTACTGTTGAAGACTGCCTATCGGCAGTGGATAACCGCTTCGAACTGGTTATGGTTGCCAGCAAACGTGCTCGCGCACTCGCTACCGGCGGTAAAGATCCTTTGGTTCAAGAAGATGGTGACAAGCCAACTGTCTTGGCCTTGCGTGAACTTGCTGAAGGCAAAATCACCAAACAAGAAATCATGGCAGCAGACCGCAAAGTTGAAGAGCCTGAGCTAGATCTGGATGCCGAAATGGGTAACGCGGCAGTTTAATCGTGAATGGCCGGGGTGCTGATGCATCAGTACAGTATTTTTAATCCTGCACAGAGCAGACCTGAGCCAGCGCAATCTATTGACGCCCTAGCTCAAACCCTCGCCGAATACCTTCCCAACGATCAGGTTCAACAAATAAAGCGCGCTTACTTCTACGCCGAACAAGCCCACGAGGGCCAAAGTCGGCGTAGTGGCGAGCCCTACGTAACCCATCCCCTCGCCGTTGCCAGTATTCTTGCAGAAATGCATATGGACGCCCAAAGCTTAATGGCGGCCATGCTCCACGACGTCATTGAAGATACCGCCGTTTCCAAGCAAGCTCTGAGCAATCAGTTTGGTGAAGTGGTGGCCGAACTGGTGGATGGCGTTTCTAAGTTAACCCGAATCGAATTTCAATCCAAAGCCGAACAACAGGCCGAAAACTTTCAGAAAATGGCCTTGGCCATGGCCAAAGATATCCGGGTTATTCTGGTAAAGCTGGCCGACCGCTTACACAATATGCGCACCCTTGGCGTGTTGCGTGCCGACAAACGCCGCCGCATCGCAAGAGAAACCCTGGAAATCTACGCACCCATCGCCCAACGTTTGGGCATGCATAAAGTCCGGGTCGAGTTTGAAGATCTTGGTTTTCAAGCCATGCACCCCATGCGTGCCCGGCGCATACGCAAAGCAATAGAAGCCCGTTACGGTGACCGCAAAAAGGTCATGGAATCTATTCGAGAGAGCTTAGAAAACTGCCTCTTAGAAGAAGGCCACAATGCGCAAGTAATCGGCCGAGAAAAGCATCTGTTCAGTGTTTACAGCAAGATGCGCAACAAGCGGAAGTCACTCAAAGAGATTATGGATCTCTACGCCTTTCGCATTGTTGTCGATTCGGTTGACAGCTGCTATCGCGTCTTGGGCTGCGTACATGGCCTCTACAAACCAGTGCCCGGCCAGTTTAAAGATTACATAGCCATTCCAAAAGCCAACGGCTACCAATCTCTGCATACCGTATTATTTGGCATGCAGGGCGTCCCCATCGAAATCCAGATCCGCACCCAGG
The DNA window shown above is from Spongiibacter sp. IMCC21906 and carries:
- the argB gene encoding acetylglutamate kinase, whose translation is MSINRKAAENIAQVLTEALPYIQRFTNRTIVVKFGGNAMIDDELKAHFARDIVLMKLVGMNPIVVHGGGPQIGDLLKRLQIESRFVDGMRVTDSATMDVVEMVLGGTVNKEIVSLLNHNGGKAIGLTGKDGQLIRAKKLTVTQKTPETSVPEIIDIGHVGEVASISTDVLDMLINSDFIPVIAPIGVGPDGNSYNINADLVAGKIAEVLQAEKLMLLTNIEGLKDKSGTVLTGLRTERVDELIADGTIYGGMLPKIRCALDAVNSGVQSAHIIDGRVPHAVLLEIFTDTGVGTLITNKRSLLEP
- the slmA gene encoding nucleoid occlusion factor SlmA, producing MANRTSRRDDILQALATMLETQPGTRITTAKLAAEVGVSEAALYRHFPSKAKMFEGLISFVEDAIFSRVALILKEDNGALQQTSNILQLLLGFTERNPGITRIINGDALAGEQARLKDRVVQFYDRLETQIKQVLREAEVREGLRTQATVTATANLLLSTAEGRISQFVRSDFKRAPTQGWDEQWPLLAAMIFRQ
- the pyrE gene encoding orotate phosphoribosyltransferase, producing the protein MSIAAYQTAFIEQAIKSEALCFGEFTLKSGRISPYFFNAGRFCSGAALAALGRCYADAIVASGIEFDLLFGPAYKGISLAAVTAYALAEHHGRDVPYSYNRKEKKDHGEGGSLVGAPVKGKVLIIDDVITAGTAIRQAIEMISAEGGSVAGVAIGLDRQERGQGERSAIQELEQDKKLSVVSIVKLADIVEYLNSESNDKKLLSSINAYRQQYGIA
- the rpoZ gene encoding DNA-directed RNA polymerase subunit omega, which translates into the protein MARITVEDCLSAVDNRFELVMVASKRARALATGGKDPLVQEDGDKPTVLALRELAEGKITKQEIMAADRKVEEPELDLDAEMGNAAV
- a CDS encoding YicC/YloC family endoribonuclease, which gives rise to MTAFAHLRNEYPWGTATWELRSVNHRYLELSFKLPESWRQLEPSLRDGLRKRLQRGKVECSLKIQLQDQEQELKLNDALLHQILDAANKLRSEIAHSAPVNILELLRWPGVITNAELDGDTLQAKLLECFKQTLDLHIENRQREGAALAELIHQRLNSIENIVTEVRGKMPDIVKKQQTKLQQRLADLKAELDADRLEQEIAMIAQKADVDEELDRLDTHVTEVRHILKKGGAVGRRLDFLMQELNREANTLSSKAVVADSTQAAVELKVLIEQMREQIQNIE
- the gmk gene encoding guanylate kinase, producing MSQQGRLYTISAPSGAGKTSLVTKLIESVDQLGVSISHTTRAMRPGEQNGVNYHFVSHDEFQQMLAQVAFLEHAKVFDNFYGTSQKWVESQLAAGEDVILEIDWQGAEQVRRLMKDTISIFILPPSKEALRQRLTGRGQDDDAIISRRMQDAVAEMSHYNEGDYIVINDDFDTALADLCAIIRAHRLQLAPQSARNKALLNELLS
- a CDS encoding exodeoxyribonuclease III; amino-acid sequence: MRIISFCADSIVDAAERGFFDWIVEQDADVVCIQNLGIAEYKLRDDVYFPREYNPYFFDSADGKSNGVAIYTRKLPKAIMTGLGFLDFDMDGLYIQADFDDISIGSLLAPSAYDKDASEQSRKNQFFEQYMNHLTKVRNKRRDFIICGNWNIAHRSIDIQDVKGNHGVSGSLAEEQQWMDRLFREQHYSDAFRLVTTDADEFSWWPKGEPGKDGWRVDYQIVSERLKPKVEFGALYKVQQFGSHAPLIMDYDYELPEAEF
- a CDS encoding DMT family transporter, which encodes MPISTTATHSSTHLKADLLLLAATVVAAAGWIFSREALAGFPPLMFMALRFTGAGLLLSVIGRTGLRRLTAQQWRQSAYVGVLFGIAMVFWIMGLKMTQHIGVGAFLCSLGLVLVPLITLFFGERSSLSVYLAIPIAIAGLACLSLDSHFNLGPAELCFLMAALFLALMFVLNSHAAAKIPALPLTAIQLLVTGLITAICSTVAEDWQFSQPLNIWGWFFASLLIATSLRFLIQTRGQGMAPPSHSAIIMTLEPVWTALLASVWFAERMTTMQLAGCGLIFAAMLVNRWPSLQLWLKSVLK
- a CDS encoding phosphomannomutase/phosphoglucomutase → MNKKARAGKQKINVGFNANQRDILLSALICISAILGAFYWVVYIEQPKALAQRISAVTATSADHQTLILRNVIKQLSERVSSQASRNDLKDAVLTGQHASTSDFEKGLKNAFPEATSTQLIFIAEQGVADEKSETDRLRNHIEIDLLRKTIASKTLEIEAYRYQDQWLISFSQLVSPRLAIFVSFPASYFQGLLTSLAGEALNHQLVQTYKNRRDVIIAAANTANQQYMASRPLPVPGWTLEVIPQAAMIRSLESEGIFLWLACLLCVALIAASHAVFFLRSSAMHRATAATKPTPPTAKDTIPTASAAPETTARQNPKPKPADQNTAKTDSPPLPQHNDPQQLALNAFRAYDIRGEADRDLDDYSCKLIGQAIGSEALARGESKILLGRDGRLSSPRIREALLTGLQSTGINVIDLGLLATPMLQYACRELNVGNGVMITGSHNPGHHNGMKIYMQFNTLAADDIQALRRRIEAQDFCQGEGKLDQDSIQQRYINRITSDVVIARPLNIVIDAGNGATSTTAPELFEELGCHVSTLFCEVDGNFPNHPPDPTIPENLAALKEAVLANNADIGLAFDGDGDRVAVVTAEGQCPAADELLLVLAEDMVSRNPGGQILFDIKCSRTLQKRIIDRGGRPLMWKSGHAYMKQKMVETGALLGGEFSGHIFFNERWYGFDDGMYAAARLLEALTLADTSMDKALASQEKMFATEEILIAVADDKKFQLVEAFKEAHNFDDASLTDIDGLRADFRNGWGLIRASNTGPAITLRFEADSEVGLQGIRERFSKLLTKIDPQLADSL
- the rph gene encoding ribonuclease PH, producing MSRPSQRAIDEKRLLRIQRHFTCHAEGSVLIETGNTKVICTASVENSVPRFLRGKGQGWVTAEYGMLPRSTGSRMGREAARGKQSGRTQEIQRLIGRSLRAALDLSALGENTITLDCDVIQADGGTRTASITGAYVALADAIATLQKQGLVTGQPLQKMVAAVSVGIYQGQPVLDLDYLEDSAAETDMNVVMDDQGGVIEVQGTAEGATFSRVEMNAMMDLAEKGIGELIVAQREALAL